From the genome of Roseofilum capinflatum BLCC-M114, one region includes:
- a CDS encoding condensation domain-containing protein, which yields MNLTEILSKANSAGIKLSCEGDELKIRAPKGALTAEMRELLSENKPDLLKLLQKKSTENSLPLVPRERQGKLPVSYQQERLWMVSQLMSDSAALNLCQALRIEGKIDADKLQYSLDQMVERHETLRTQFAWVEGSLVQDILPSLEVNLVIETYEKLSKSKKQAVIQEQVDRAIRQSFDVSQAPLFCVTLLQLGKKEAVLICVFHHIITDGLSQDLFSQELLKLYDATLSKEANPLPELEIQYADYASWQREWLQGEVLEKGLAYWQQKLTDPPSFYPVPIDVFQPTIVQTRGIQKYFQAPSSIANSLQDFAQENNVTPVVVLLSVFYLLIYQYSLQKDIVVGFPVSGRSQAKTQKAIGFFADIMVLRAKLEDKLTFKNLLAHIKETTLEGYTHQHIPLNYVSEFIQPAGNQSYKNLFQLFFDYIDVGEEAPTYNNITTTSIEEKLPADIDLFFTLIKIEGELRGSLTYSSELFTEETISGFIDSYLLMLETALNAPETALKNFLLSPALETHKGEIHSQEKVRSLLETALTAQPEVKECAVLFQDNQKIAYVVVDDPFVVDKLRSTLNQSALTLLPDAYVPVSTLPKAPSGDLDEAALSQLEILDAEVIARWEEQLRSHPDIEQVAVITQPRTTYTVAREDAGDVGAGLPTSSSPKRDLGEPALPPKTCEVDEIAESTEFDTWVDLLPGTENPAIFSTDNRQPLTHAELKSFVQKRPENASLSALGIKLGDRVCSALPNGPEAALAFLSMAQECVFAPINPALTEKHVLFELEDLSAVALILKRGETENDKLKACAESVNVRVIELIPDPDVCGLYTLEEVTSKKTKVKPVTPKKPSRDDVALVLHTSGTTKRPKTVPLTHGNLTAGSLTISRTIAITPEDTCINVMPLFHIHGLSVNILATFLAGASVICTPGLYGADNGVEGFFEWLKPGDGRPAPTWYSAVPTMHQAILEYAEEAIAKTGSPPPNSLKLIRNCSAALLPTIAERMAEVFNCEILPTYAMTESMPICSPQVGKGLSRRGSVGQAAGPKLIIGEVDETGKGKPKLKILPPFAEGEVMVRGACVTSGYELRDWMDYNPNEEAFIDGWLRTGDKGYIDEDGYVYLVGRFKEIINRGGEKISPMMIEDIVQQHPAVGQVVVFAAPHELWGEVVGAAIVLAPGETKRPSLAALRQFVLQQKEIEFQWLPECLVWMESIPKGATGKPARIGLGKRLGLPEMPENAKDAPHTFIATEKGDGTYILETPEHQPQDDHGECYTLHQLAAYFTSKTPDLHLQGLNVPDLLGHPTFISPSALIQLPELPLTQSGEIDRKKLRNLATLTPESSSPAALEGNEIEQTIAKIWCEVLQLETVGIHDNFFELGGKSVLLVQVYSKLQEQFNLNLKVVDLLAYPTIHALSEYMSSSGSEKTAAKTAKVSNEKRLTKRLEKAKAKKDRSSARKKHRASARE from the coding sequence ATGAATCTCACAGAAATTTTATCAAAAGCGAACAGTGCGGGCATCAAACTCTCTTGCGAAGGGGATGAGCTGAAAATCCGCGCCCCCAAAGGAGCCTTAACAGCCGAAATGCGAGAACTGCTCTCGGAAAATAAGCCAGATCTGTTAAAACTTCTGCAAAAGAAATCCACAGAAAATTCCCTTCCCCTGGTTCCCAGGGAGAGGCAGGGTAAACTTCCCGTCTCCTATCAGCAGGAGCGGTTGTGGATGGTTAGCCAGCTCATGAGCGATAGTGCAGCGCTGAACCTTTGCCAAGCCCTGCGGATTGAAGGTAAAATTGATGCCGATAAACTTCAGTATAGCTTAGATCAAATGGTGGAACGCCACGAGACCCTGAGAACCCAGTTTGCCTGGGTTGAAGGGAGTTTGGTGCAAGATATTTTACCGAGTCTAGAGGTCAATCTGGTCATCGAAACCTATGAAAAACTAAGCAAGTCGAAGAAGCAAGCGGTTATTCAAGAGCAAGTCGATCGGGCAATTCGTCAATCGTTTGATGTGTCCCAAGCGCCTCTGTTTTGCGTTACTCTGTTGCAATTGGGCAAAAAAGAAGCGGTATTAATTTGCGTATTTCATCACATTATTACCGATGGTTTATCTCAAGATTTATTCTCTCAAGAGTTGTTGAAACTCTATGATGCTACCTTATCAAAAGAAGCCAACCCTCTTCCTGAATTAGAAATTCAATATGCTGATTATGCAAGTTGGCAACGAGAATGGTTACAGGGAGAAGTTTTAGAGAAAGGATTAGCCTATTGGCAGCAAAAACTTACCGATCCTCCTAGCTTCTATCCGGTTCCGATCGATGTGTTTCAACCCACCATTGTGCAAACCAGAGGAATTCAAAAATATTTTCAAGCTCCCTCCTCAATTGCGAATTCACTCCAGGATTTTGCTCAAGAGAATAATGTTACCCCGGTTGTTGTTTTACTCTCGGTTTTTTATCTCCTTATTTATCAATATTCTCTGCAAAAAGATATTGTTGTCGGTTTTCCAGTATCAGGTCGTTCCCAAGCAAAAACCCAAAAAGCGATCGGTTTTTTTGCCGACATCATGGTATTGCGGGCCAAGCTTGAAGATAAGTTGACCTTTAAGAATTTACTCGCTCATATTAAAGAGACCACTTTAGAAGGTTATACCCATCAACATATTCCTCTCAATTATGTGAGCGAATTCATTCAGCCAGCAGGAAATCAAAGCTATAAGAACTTATTTCAACTGTTTTTTGACTATATTGATGTGGGTGAAGAAGCGCCCACTTATAACAATATTACGACCACATCTATTGAGGAGAAATTACCGGCTGATATTGATTTATTTTTTACACTTATTAAGATTGAAGGGGAGTTGAGAGGGTCATTGACCTATAGCTCTGAGTTATTTACTGAAGAGACTATTTCTGGTTTCATTGATTCCTATCTCCTCATGTTGGAAACGGCCCTCAATGCACCAGAAACTGCTCTGAAAAACTTCCTCCTCTCTCCAGCACTAGAGACTCATAAAGGGGAAATTCATAGTCAAGAGAAGGTGCGATCGCTCCTAGAAACCGCATTAACTGCCCAACCGGAGGTTAAAGAATGTGCGGTTTTATTCCAAGATAACCAGAAAATTGCCTATGTAGTCGTCGATGACCCGTTTGTGGTGGATAAACTCCGCTCTACGCTGAATCAATCCGCTCTCACTTTACTGCCCGATGCCTATGTGCCGGTTTCTACGCTACCGAAAGCCCCATCTGGGGATTTAGATGAAGCCGCTTTAAGCCAACTGGAAATCCTGGATGCTGAGGTGATCGCTCGCTGGGAAGAACAGTTGCGATCGCATCCCGACATCGAACAAGTTGCCGTCATTACCCAACCCCGCACCACCTACACCGTCGCCCGTGAAGACGCGGGGGATGTAGGGGCGGGTTTACCCACATCTTCGTCTCCTAAACGAGATCTTGGTGAACCCGCCCTCCCCCCCAAAACCTGCGAAGTTGATGAGATTGCTGAATCAACGGAGTTTGACACCTGGGTGGACTTACTGCCCGGAACAGAAAACCCTGCCATTTTCAGCACGGATAACCGCCAGCCTCTCACCCATGCAGAACTCAAGAGCTTTGTGCAGAAGCGGCCCGAAAATGCCAGTCTGAGTGCATTGGGGATTAAATTAGGCGATCGCGTCTGTTCTGCCCTCCCCAACGGGCCGGAAGCCGCTCTAGCCTTCCTCTCCATGGCTCAAGAATGCGTCTTTGCCCCCATCAACCCCGCCTTAACCGAAAAGCATGTCCTCTTTGAACTAGAAGACCTAAGCGCCGTTGCCCTGATTCTCAAACGGGGAGAAACTGAGAACGACAAACTCAAAGCCTGTGCCGAAAGCGTGAATGTGCGCGTCATCGAACTCATTCCCGACCCCGACGTTTGCGGACTTTATACCCTAGAAGAAGTCACCAGCAAAAAGACCAAAGTCAAACCCGTCACACCGAAAAAACCGAGCCGGGATGATGTTGCCCTCGTCTTGCACACCAGTGGCACAACCAAACGGCCCAAAACCGTCCCCCTCACCCATGGCAACCTCACCGCAGGCTCGCTCACCATCAGCCGCACGATCGCCATTACCCCAGAAGACACCTGTATCAACGTTATGCCCCTGTTCCATATTCATGGCTTATCCGTGAATATTTTGGCCACCTTCTTGGCGGGAGCGAGTGTCATTTGCACCCCTGGACTCTATGGCGCAGATAACGGCGTTGAAGGCTTCTTTGAGTGGCTCAAGCCAGGGGATGGCAGACCCGCACCCACCTGGTATTCAGCCGTTCCCACCATGCACCAGGCTATTTTAGAGTATGCAGAAGAGGCGATCGCCAAAACTGGCAGCCCTCCCCCCAATTCCCTGAAACTGATCCGCAACTGTTCGGCGGCTCTCCTGCCTACCATTGCCGAACGCATGGCCGAGGTTTTCAACTGCGAAATTCTGCCCACCTACGCCATGACCGAATCCATGCCCATTTGCAGTCCCCAAGTGGGTAAGGGCTTGTCTCGGCGGGGTTCCGTGGGTCAAGCGGCTGGGCCAAAACTGATTATCGGGGAAGTAGACGAAACTGGCAAAGGTAAACCCAAACTGAAGATCCTGCCCCCCTTCGCCGAAGGGGAAGTCATGGTACGCGGCGCTTGTGTCACCTCCGGGTACGAGTTGCGCGACTGGATGGACTATAACCCCAATGAAGAAGCCTTTATTGACGGTTGGCTGCGAACGGGCGATAAGGGCTACATCGATGAAGACGGCTATGTGTATCTCGTCGGTCGCTTCAAGGAAATCATTAACCGGGGTGGCGAGAAGATCAGCCCGATGATGATTGAAGATATTGTGCAACAACATCCGGCTGTCGGTCAGGTGGTGGTGTTTGCTGCACCCCATGAACTGTGGGGAGAAGTCGTTGGCGCGGCCATTGTCCTGGCTCCCGGTGAAACCAAGCGCCCTTCCTTAGCCGCTCTGCGTCAGTTTGTTTTGCAACAAAAAGAGATTGAGTTCCAGTGGTTGCCGGAGTGTTTGGTGTGGATGGAATCGATTCCCAAAGGAGCCACCGGCAAACCCGCCCGCATTGGACTGGGTAAGCGCTTGGGACTGCCAGAGATGCCGGAAAATGCCAAGGATGCCCCCCATACCTTCATCGCCACGGAGAAAGGCGACGGCACGTATATTTTAGAGACACCGGAGCATCAACCCCAGGATGACCATGGGGAATGTTACACCTTGCATCAGTTGGCAGCTTATTTTACGTCTAAGACTCCCGACTTACATTTACAGGGTTTGAACGTGCCCGACCTCCTTGGTCATCCCACGTTTATCAGCCCCTCCGCTCTCATTCAGTTACCGGAATTGCCCTTAACCCAGAGTGGCGAAATTGACCGCAAGAAACTCCGCAACCTGGCAACTCTAACCCCAGAATCCAGCAGTCCGGCCGCCCTAGAGGGCAATGAAATCGAGCAAACCATTGCTAAAATTTGGTGCGAAGTGCTTCAGTTGGAAACCGTGGGTATTCATGATAACTTCTTTGAATTGGGCGGTAAATCGGTGTTGTTGGTTCAGGTCTATAGTAAATTGCAAGAGCAATTCAATCTGAACTTAAAAGTCGTCGATCTTTTAGCCTATCCCACCATCCATGCTCTAAGCGAATATATGAGCAGCAGTGGATCAGAAAAAACGGCGGCTAAAACTGCAAAAGTGAGCAACGAAAAACGGTTAACCAAACGGTTAGAAAAAGCCAAAGCCAAAAAAGATCGCAGCAGCGCCAGGAAGAAACACCGGGCTTCTGCAAGGGAATAG
- a CDS encoding type I polyketide synthase has protein sequence MKYRKNRKSAEIAVIGMSCRFPGANDYNQFWRNLEKGINSITEVPKQRWDVDQYYSPTPQEPNKTISRWGGFVEGIEDFDTQFFSISPREAKNVDPQQRLLLELSWSCLEDAGYSARELSGSQTGVFIGACNYDSILLMNQNQEKIEGHSGTGTWSCMIPNRISSFFNFHGPSIPIDTACSSSLVAIHYAMNAIKESECEMALVGGISVLFTPTTYVQMSQQGMLSPTGQCKTFDQDADGYVRGEGAGMVLLKPLDKAIADGDRIYGVIKGSAVNHGGKARTLTSPNVYAQAQVLRTAYSKANISPDTISYIESHGTGTPLGDPIEINALKRSFRQLYQEYKVPAQKFYCGLGAVKSNIGHLEGASGIAGFIKILLSLQHKKLTKIVNFNGLNPRIKIQDSPFYIIDKTQKWKKLKTESGKKIPRRAGVSSFGIGGVNAHVIVEEAPRRARNPLKHLVKPSSGYHLFNLSTHSKTSLENLVKSYQTYLKKNPKTSLADLCYSLHQGRESNFPERLAIATKTPQELQQQLNLFLKQPDNSAVIRGKAFGEAPKIAFLFTGQGSQYPNMGKELYESQPVFKDTLETCNKLLKPYLKPSLLDLLYNPKYAETLHETEYTQPALFSVEYALAKLWESWGIQPDWVMGHSVGEYVAACIAGVFSLEDGLKLIAARGRLMQQLPPGGEMVSLLATESEVSELLAQVKTKKPVEIAAYNGPNSIVLSGEQKAVQAVIAHCEKMGIKTKQLQVSHAFHSVLMEPMLAEFRAVAEEIDFHSPNIPLISNVTGEAIAQEIASADYWLTHIRQPVYFAQSMATLEQQGCKTFLEIGPKPILLGMGRQCVADGVGSWLPSLRPQVAEEEQILASLGELYVQGCSVNWSSFYSEHQYTKISLPTYPFDRQRYWIESQPIQPKQNLITGKVLHPLLGEKLLLAGIDHQQRFESYLAETSPGYLKDHRVFDRAIFPATGYLEMAIACAKELFNAHHLVVEEVTIRQGLLLPENEVKRVQTLVTPISKQRYQFQIYSTSADRDDPTWTLHTEGKLLHSTSASQCQVDLKELEKTCTTEITCQDHYHQYQQRGLDYGESFQGVRQLWTGDGKIRAKLELAGEVTEDLKEYHLHPALLDAAFQVLGQAMESSQPDVTYLPIGIDQLTLYHRPGAKVWAIAELDPQTGKGNINLADDQGTLLVEIKGLTLVATTASALLRSLQPGLGEIYYRLSWEEMPLRYQPEAQPGKWLVFAPNGQLAEAVEKALKPQEQTCIWISAGKKFRKFKTPHYQINPTEKEHYQKLLQDHPDVTGIVHLWATAEVRVGAGSPRSRLEDQKMGEPALTHLASILHLVQALNQAKINPLLSLVTQGTQNVLDATEVTQPQYATVWGLGRSLVLEQPKLNCRRIDLDPNTAIESSIPGLAAELLSENPDDQIALRQGQRYVARLEHRKTPESHDRQPVQLKLSEYGSIDNLTWETLERRAPVAGEVEIEVKAVGLNFRDVLNALGMLKDYYAEHLGITHADELTFGFECAGTIVAVGEGVSEWKIGDRVMATLLNDGFSSYLTTPANRVIPLPKPLNFTQAATLPLTFLTAYYGLQELAKLKAGDKILIHSAAGGVGQAAVQIAQAAGAEIFATASPGKWDFLKSLGIHHIMNSRTLDFAQQIQDKTQGKGVNVVLNSLNGDFIDKSLEILAPKGRFVEIGKIGIWSAEEVKAKRPDVQYFPFDLGEVATAQPDIVTQLGNALAPQWENGTLNPLPHQTFASTDIKEAFRHMQQAKHIGKVVISLPEQPREVTIKPQATYLITGGLGALGLEIAEWMVKEGATHLVLTSRRSPSETAQAKIAQLENMGASITTVAADISTAKDNSQLLEQIAQILPPLKGIIHAAGVLDDGLLQSLTWEQFTKVMAPKVLGTWHLHQLTQELPLDFFICFSSIASLFGSAGQSNYAAANSFMDAIAHYRRGLGLPALTINWGPWGKVGMAANLSAELQQRLEESGLRSLDPEEGMRAISELLSASEAQMAVVPVEWPNFLRQLPEQQKHATFEKFSSRVHEESQEETEAENQAEENRLLDQLQAVPSAEREDLLLSLLEPKIAHLLGMKDGKIDPEKPLTMLGLDSLMAVELRNLLQRQLEVDIPIPKLIEGISILEIAQWVTQHLLLEQLSAVDHSLTEDSPEEDMEEITL, from the coding sequence ATGAAATATAGAAAAAATAGAAAGTCTGCTGAAATTGCTGTCATTGGTATGAGCTGTAGATTTCCAGGAGCCAACGACTACAATCAGTTTTGGCGAAATTTAGAGAAAGGAATTAACAGCATTACTGAAGTTCCAAAGCAAAGGTGGGATGTCGATCAATATTATTCTCCTACGCCGCAAGAGCCGAATAAAACGATCAGTCGATGGGGGGGGTTTGTAGAAGGGATTGAAGACTTTGATACTCAATTTTTTAGCATTTCGCCTAGGGAAGCCAAGAACGTCGATCCACAGCAGAGACTGTTATTAGAATTAAGCTGGTCTTGTCTAGAAGATGCTGGCTATTCGGCTAGAGAGTTATCGGGAAGTCAGACCGGTGTTTTTATTGGTGCTTGTAACTATGATTCAATCCTCTTAATGAATCAGAACCAAGAAAAAATTGAGGGACATAGTGGAACAGGCACTTGGAGTTGTATGATTCCCAATCGGATTTCGTCCTTCTTTAATTTTCATGGGCCAAGCATACCGATAGATACCGCCTGTTCCAGTTCTTTAGTGGCCATTCATTATGCGATGAATGCCATTAAAGAGTCAGAATGTGAAATGGCTCTGGTAGGTGGAATTAGTGTGTTGTTTACTCCAACCACCTATGTACAAATGAGTCAACAAGGCATGTTGTCTCCTACAGGTCAATGCAAAACCTTCGACCAAGACGCTGATGGATATGTACGGGGAGAAGGGGCCGGGATGGTCTTATTGAAACCCTTGGATAAGGCGATCGCCGATGGAGACCGTATTTATGGGGTCATCAAAGGTAGTGCAGTTAACCATGGAGGCAAAGCGCGGACACTCACCTCGCCCAACGTCTACGCCCAAGCCCAAGTCCTGCGTACTGCCTATAGTAAAGCCAATATTTCCCCAGACACCATTTCCTACATCGAATCCCATGGTACAGGAACCCCGTTAGGAGACCCCATTGAAATCAATGCCCTCAAACGCAGCTTTCGGCAACTGTACCAGGAATATAAAGTACCAGCCCAAAAGTTCTACTGTGGCTTAGGAGCGGTTAAAAGCAATATTGGCCATTTAGAAGGAGCATCAGGAATCGCCGGATTTATCAAAATTCTGCTATCGCTTCAACATAAGAAACTAACTAAAATTGTCAACTTCAATGGACTCAACCCTCGCATCAAAATTCAAGATAGTCCATTTTATATCATTGACAAAACCCAGAAGTGGAAGAAACTGAAAACTGAATCCGGTAAAAAAATCCCCCGTCGAGCCGGAGTCAGTTCCTTTGGCATTGGTGGAGTTAATGCCCATGTGATCGTCGAAGAAGCTCCTCGTCGGGCGAGAAACCCCTTAAAACATTTGGTAAAACCTTCATCGGGTTATCATCTTTTCAATTTATCGACCCACAGCAAAACGTCCCTAGAGAACCTGGTTAAAAGCTATCAAACTTATCTGAAAAAGAATCCGAAAACATCTTTAGCCGACCTCTGTTATAGCCTGCATCAAGGGCGGGAATCTAACTTTCCGGAACGATTGGCGATCGCCACTAAAACCCCCCAAGAACTACAACAGCAACTCAACCTCTTCCTCAAACAGCCCGATAATAGCGCCGTTATTCGGGGGAAAGCTTTTGGCGAAGCCCCAAAGATCGCCTTCCTCTTCACCGGACAAGGCTCTCAGTACCCCAACATGGGTAAAGAACTCTACGAAAGTCAACCCGTATTCAAAGATACTTTAGAGACCTGCAACAAACTCCTCAAACCCTATCTAAAACCCTCCTTACTCGACCTGCTTTACAACCCCAAGTATGCGGAGACACTTCACGAAACCGAATACACTCAACCTGCTTTGTTCTCTGTGGAATATGCCCTAGCTAAACTGTGGGAATCCTGGGGAATTCAACCGGATTGGGTCATGGGTCATAGTGTGGGAGAATACGTGGCCGCCTGTATCGCCGGAGTCTTTAGCCTGGAAGATGGACTGAAACTGATCGCTGCGCGGGGGCGGTTAATGCAGCAACTTCCCCCTGGGGGCGAAATGGTTTCCTTGTTAGCCACAGAGTCGGAGGTAAGCGAACTGCTGGCGCAAGTGAAGACCAAAAAACCGGTAGAAATTGCTGCCTACAACGGCCCCAATAGTATCGTGCTTTCTGGGGAACAAAAAGCTGTGCAAGCAGTTATTGCCCACTGTGAGAAAATGGGCATCAAAACCAAACAACTGCAAGTGTCCCATGCCTTCCACTCTGTCCTCATGGAACCGATGTTGGCAGAATTTAGGGCAGTTGCTGAAGAAATTGACTTTCATTCACCCAATATTCCCCTGATCTCTAATGTTACCGGGGAAGCGATCGCCCAAGAAATTGCCAGCGCCGACTACTGGCTCACCCACATTCGCCAACCCGTCTACTTTGCCCAAAGCATGGCAACCTTAGAGCAACAGGGGTGTAAAACCTTCCTGGAAATTGGGCCCAAACCCATCTTACTGGGCATGGGGCGGCAGTGCGTAGCCGATGGAGTGGGCAGTTGGCTGCCGTCTCTGCGTCCGCAAGTTGCTGAAGAAGAGCAAATTCTCGCCAGTTTAGGGGAACTCTATGTGCAAGGATGCTCCGTGAATTGGTCGAGCTTTTACTCAGAACACCAGTATACAAAAATCTCTTTACCCACCTATCCCTTCGATCGCCAACGGTATTGGATCGAATCCCAACCCATCCAACCCAAACAAAACCTCATTACCGGTAAAGTCCTCCATCCCTTGCTGGGGGAGAAACTTCTGTTAGCAGGAATTGACCATCAACAGCGCTTTGAATCTTACCTGGCAGAAACTTCTCCAGGGTATCTCAAAGATCACCGAGTGTTCGATCGCGCCATTTTTCCCGCTACCGGTTACCTGGAAATGGCGATCGCCTGCGCCAAAGAACTCTTCAATGCCCATCACTTAGTCGTCGAAGAAGTGACCATCAGACAGGGCTTACTACTCCCGGAAAACGAGGTTAAGCGGGTACAAACCCTTGTTACCCCGATCAGCAAACAGCGCTACCAGTTCCAGATCTACAGCACCTCGGCCGATCGAGATGATCCCACCTGGACATTGCACACCGAGGGGAAATTGCTGCATAGCACATCAGCCTCTCAATGTCAAGTTGATCTCAAGGAACTGGAAAAAACTTGCACCACAGAAATCACCTGTCAAGACCATTACCACCAGTATCAACAGAGGGGTCTAGACTACGGCGAAAGCTTCCAAGGGGTGCGGCAACTCTGGACAGGAGACGGCAAAATCCGCGCCAAGCTTGAACTGGCGGGGGAAGTGACCGAAGACCTGAAAGAGTATCATCTTCATCCGGCTCTGCTCGATGCGGCCTTCCAAGTTCTGGGGCAAGCCATGGAGAGCAGCCAACCCGATGTTACCTATCTACCCATCGGTATTGACCAGCTTACCCTCTATCATCGTCCTGGGGCGAAGGTCTGGGCGATCGCCGAACTCGATCCTCAAACCGGAAAAGGCAACATTAACCTAGCAGATGACCAAGGAACCCTCTTAGTCGAGATCAAAGGACTCACCCTGGTCGCCACCACGGCCTCAGCACTCCTGCGGAGCTTGCAACCCGGTTTAGGCGAAATTTATTACCGGCTCAGTTGGGAAGAGATGCCCTTAAGATATCAACCGGAAGCGCAACCGGGTAAATGGCTCGTCTTTGCTCCCAATGGACAACTAGCCGAAGCCGTAGAAAAAGCACTCAAACCCCAGGAACAAACCTGTATTTGGATCTCGGCGGGTAAAAAATTCCGCAAGTTCAAAACCCCCCACTATCAAATCAACCCGACGGAGAAGGAACACTATCAAAAATTGCTCCAGGATCATCCCGATGTGACCGGTATTGTCCATTTGTGGGCAACAGCAGAAGTCCGCGTAGGGGCGGGTTCACCAAGATCTCGCTTGGAAGACCAAAAAATGGGTGAACCCGCCCTTACCCATCTCGCTAGTATCCTCCATCTGGTGCAAGCTCTCAATCAAGCGAAAATCAACCCCCTGCTGTCGCTGGTTACCCAAGGAACTCAAAACGTTCTTGATGCTACGGAAGTTACTCAACCTCAGTATGCAACAGTGTGGGGTTTGGGGCGATCGCTCGTTCTCGAACAGCCCAAACTCAACTGTCGGCGCATTGACCTCGATCCCAATACCGCCATCGAGTCCAGTATTCCCGGTTTAGCGGCCGAGTTGCTCAGTGAGAACCCCGACGATCAAATTGCCCTGCGTCAGGGACAGCGCTATGTGGCGCGGTTGGAACACCGGAAAACGCCAGAGAGCCACGACAGGCAACCGGTACAACTGAAACTCTCTGAATACGGCTCCATCGACAACCTCACCTGGGAAACCCTAGAACGTCGTGCCCCAGTCGCGGGAGAAGTCGAAATTGAAGTGAAAGCCGTCGGACTGAATTTCCGCGATGTTCTCAACGCCTTGGGAATGCTCAAAGACTACTATGCTGAACATTTGGGCATCACCCATGCCGATGAATTGACCTTTGGCTTTGAATGTGCGGGAACCATTGTTGCCGTAGGGGAAGGGGTGAGCGAATGGAAAATCGGCGATCGCGTCATGGCCACCTTACTCAATGATGGCTTTAGTAGCTACTTGACCACCCCCGCTAACCGGGTGATACCCCTACCCAAACCCCTGAACTTCACCCAAGCGGCGACCCTGCCCTTAACCTTCCTCACCGCCTACTATGGCTTGCAGGAATTGGCAAAACTCAAAGCTGGGGATAAGATCTTAATCCATTCTGCTGCCGGAGGAGTCGGTCAAGCCGCCGTACAAATTGCCCAAGCTGCCGGAGCCGAAATTTTCGCCACCGCCAGCCCTGGAAAATGGGACTTCCTCAAATCTTTGGGCATTCACCACATTATGAACTCCCGTACCCTCGACTTTGCCCAACAGATCCAGGACAAAACCCAAGGCAAAGGGGTTAACGTCGTCCTCAATAGCCTGAATGGGGACTTCATCGATAAAAGTCTAGAGATCCTAGCCCCCAAGGGGCGCTTTGTAGAAATTGGTAAAATCGGCATTTGGAGTGCCGAAGAAGTCAAAGCCAAACGCCCCGATGTGCAATACTTCCCCTTTGACTTGGGAGAAGTGGCGACAGCGCAACCGGATATTGTCACTCAACTGGGCAACGCTCTGGCTCCCCAATGGGAAAACGGAACCCTCAACCCCCTGCCTCACCAAACCTTTGCCAGCACAGACATTAAAGAAGCCTTCCGCCATATGCAACAGGCCAAGCATATCGGCAAAGTGGTCATTTCCCTACCCGAACAACCCAGGGAAGTGACGATCAAACCCCAAGCCACCTATCTCATTACCGGGGGGTTAGGAGCATTAGGCTTAGAAATTGCCGAGTGGATGGTTAAGGAAGGAGCCACCCACCTGGTGTTAACCTCCCGTCGTTCACCGTCGGAAACGGCTCAAGCGAAAATTGCCCAACTTGAAAATATGGGCGCATCCATTACCACCGTGGCGGCGGATATTTCCACAGCCAAAGATAACAGCCAACTCCTAGAGCAAATTGCCCAAATCTTACCCCCACTCAAAGGCATTATCCATGCAGCCGGAGTTTTAGACGACGGACTACTGCAAAGCCTGACTTGGGAGCAATTTACCAAAGTCATGGCTCCCAAAGTCCTGGGAACCTGGCATTTACACCAACTCACCCAAGAATTACCCCTAGATTTCTTTATCTGCTTCTCCTCTATTGCTTCCCTGTTTGGATCGGCCGGACAAAGTAATTATGCAGCCGCTAACAGCTTTATGGATGCGATCGCCCATTATCGGCGAGGATTAGGGTTACCTGCGCTTACCATTAACTGGGGCCCCTGGGGTAAAGTGGGCATGGCCGCGAATTTAAGCGCAGAACTGCAACAGCGTTTAGAAGAGAGTGGACTGCGATCGCTCGACCCCGAAGAAGGAATGCGAGCCATATCCGAACTCCTATCAGCCAGCGAAGCGCAAATGGCCGTCGTTCCCGTGGAGTGGCCCAACTTCCTGCGCCAACTGCCTGAGCAGCAAAAACACGCCACCTTCGAGAAATTTAGCTCTCGCGTCCATGAAGAAAGTCAGGAGGAAACCGAGGCAGAAAACCAAGCCGAAGAAAACCGCTTACTCGACCAACTCCAAGCTGTCCCCAGCGCGGAAAGAGAGGATCTGCTCTTAAGTCTACTCGAACCGAAAATTGCCCATCTTTTAGGCATGAAAGACGGAAAAATCGATCCTGAAAAACCCCTCACCATGTTGGGACTTGATTCCCTGATGGCGGTGGAATTACGCAACCTACTCCAGCGACAACTGGAGGTCGATATTCCCATTCCTAAACTGATTGAAGGAATTAGTATTCTTGAGATTGCCCAATGGGTCACTCAGCACTTATTATTAGAGCAACTTAGCGCTGTAGACCATTCGCTCACTGAAGATAGCCCAGAAGAAGATATGGAGGAAATCACTCTATGA